Proteins encoded in a region of the Mesoflavibacter profundi genome:
- a CDS encoding Piwi domain-containing protein, producing MQEHLKTNILNFKWPNSAPTIYLTLEDIEGSHPIHKSKFSRQIKEVFPDADLSNTDQIFTTFTTEVPDASSIKLNLVDGRELRIYKQYLKHQLRNYFKAKDYVVVKNFVGDVQVWMPSLKGNTEHYNLYYKFSFKIQFAKLTDLPELIVSYDGTSKVLTTSVKDIEDSELIRRCVYGQKTFNYQMDLDTEEKQEFYNAIQFDQAFPIFSLPLARALDIPIEEPVRPANKYQKYIALISKFAEKYLFTEEFKALFPFKEDAFIDVPGNRINHINPNLGLLEFGKDQYGNKKTHLVPKKAMNILNPYRRPNNQNIKIFFICHTSHKDSVLSFYQNLKEGVNTAKNYYKGLEAYVNIKATASKEHFIEFTNENDPIPEIVQKLESLTFDHDNIKYAAFYISPFDKFTPHPDDREIYIHIKELFLNEGIVTQVVDYEKMIVNIQDQYNFQFSLQNMALAIHAKLGGAPWKLAVTDKKELVIGVGAFTNQGENRRYIASAFSFQNNGLFRNFEYFNQNETELLAGSILKAIRDFTSVSQADKVVIHFYKEMSYEELKPIIDGMNKLKLGVPLYILNINKTEAEDMIAYDVNWGDKLMPVSGTYIRIGLNKFLLFNNARYPNDRFYSDTDGYPFPIKIKISSPDEDAFEDADVVLELLTQVYQFSRLYWKSLRQQNVPITIKYPEMVAQIAPRFNNGVPDDAKDALWFL from the coding sequence ATGCAAGAACACCTCAAAACGAACATACTTAACTTTAAATGGCCTAATAGTGCGCCTACCATTTATTTAACTTTAGAAGATATTGAAGGTAGTCATCCTATACATAAATCTAAATTTTCAAGGCAGATTAAAGAGGTGTTTCCAGATGCAGACTTATCTAACACAGACCAAATATTTACAACATTTACAACAGAAGTACCAGATGCATCAAGTATTAAACTCAATTTAGTAGATGGTAGAGAATTAAGAATATATAAGCAATACCTTAAACACCAATTAAGAAACTATTTTAAAGCAAAAGACTATGTAGTTGTAAAAAACTTTGTTGGTGATGTGCAAGTGTGGATGCCTTCTCTTAAAGGGAATACAGAACATTATAATTTATATTACAAGTTTTCATTTAAAATACAATTTGCAAAATTAACCGACTTACCAGAACTTATTGTATCGTATGATGGCACATCAAAAGTCCTTACAACGTCGGTTAAGGATATAGAGGATTCAGAGTTAATAAGGCGTTGTGTATATGGTCAAAAAACGTTCAATTACCAAATGGACCTCGACACAGAGGAAAAACAAGAATTTTACAATGCTATTCAGTTTGACCAAGCATTCCCAATTTTTAGTTTACCATTAGCACGAGCATTAGATATACCTATTGAAGAACCAGTAAGACCAGCCAACAAATACCAAAAGTATATAGCACTTATTTCCAAATTTGCAGAAAAATATTTGTTTACAGAAGAATTTAAAGCCTTATTTCCTTTTAAGGAAGATGCTTTTATAGATGTTCCTGGTAACCGAATAAACCATATAAATCCTAACTTGGGTTTATTAGAGTTTGGTAAAGACCAATATGGTAATAAGAAAACCCATCTTGTGCCTAAAAAGGCAATGAATATCCTAAATCCTTACAGACGGCCAAACAATCAAAATATCAAGATTTTTTTCATTTGCCATACCTCACATAAAGATTCTGTGTTGTCTTTCTATCAAAATCTAAAAGAAGGTGTAAATACCGCAAAAAACTATTATAAAGGATTGGAAGCCTATGTAAATATCAAGGCTACAGCTTCAAAAGAACACTTTATTGAATTCACAAATGAAAACGACCCAATTCCAGAAATCGTTCAAAAACTCGAAAGTTTAACGTTTGACCACGACAATATAAAGTATGCAGCATTTTACATCAGTCCTTTCGATAAATTTACACCACATCCAGACGATAGGGAAATTTACATCCACATTAAAGAATTGTTTTTAAATGAAGGCATTGTAACCCAAGTAGTGGATTACGAAAAAATGATTGTAAACATCCAAGACCAATACAATTTTCAGTTTTCATTACAAAATATGGCATTAGCTATTCACGCCAAATTAGGCGGAGCACCTTGGAAGCTGGCAGTAACCGATAAGAAAGAATTGGTTATAGGTGTAGGAGCATTTACCAATCAAGGCGAAAACAGAAGGTATATAGCAAGTGCTTTTAGTTTTCAAAATAATGGATTATTCAGAAATTTTGAATACTTCAACCAAAACGAAACAGAACTATTAGCAGGCAGCATATTAAAGGCAATTAGAGATTTTACGTCCGTAAGTCAAGCAGATAAAGTAGTCATTCATTTTTATAAAGAAATGAGCTATGAAGAACTAAAACCAATTATTGATGGGATGAACAAACTAAAATTAGGAGTGCCTTTATATATTTTGAATATCAATAAAACCGAAGCAGAAGACATGATTGCTTACGATGTAAATTGGGGAGATAAATTAATGCCCGTAAGTGGTACATACATTCGTATAGGTTTAAATAAATTTTTACTTTTCAATAATGCACGCTATCCAAACGACCGTTTTTATTCTGATACAGACGGTTATCCATTTCCAATAAAGATAAAAATAAGCAGTCCAGATGAAGATGCTTTTGAAGATGCAGACGTGGTTTTAGAGTTATTAACACAGGTATATCAATTTAGCAGATTGTATTGGAAATCACTTCGACAACAAAATGTACCTATTACCATAAAATACCCAGAAATGGTAGCACAAATAGCACCACGATTTAATAATGGTGTTCCAGACGATGCTAAAGATGCTCTATGGTTTTTGTAA
- a CDS encoding CusA/CzcA family heavy metal efflux RND transporter, with protein MINKIIDFSINNKFIIGLLTLTIIGAGIWSMTKVPIDAVPDITNNQVQVITQAPNLGTEDIEQFVTYPVEVAMSNLPDVKEIRSISRFGLSVVTIVFDDDMGTYLPRQLVAEKLNEVKEQIPAGFGEPTMGPISTGLGEIYQYTLKVAPEYKDKYDIADLRSMQDWIVQRQMAMVEGVVEVNAIGGKIKQYEVAVDPNDLNAIGLTITDVFNALEANNQNTGGAYIEKNHQANFIRGEGLVRSLEDIKKITVKTVNNIPVTINDIATVQFGSAIRYGALTQDGEGEVVGGLVMMLKGANSNDVIANVKERMTQIEKSLPEGVIIEPLLDRSKLIGETTSTVTTNLIEGALIVIFVLIFLLGNWRGGLIVASTIPLSLLFAFILMNVFDVWVNLMSLGAIDFGIIVDGAVIIVESTVFLIASQVLKKKQLTSKERDKVASNASKKMMNAAFFGQLIILIVFLPILALQGIEGKMFKPMALTFIFAMIGAMVLCLTYVPMMSALVLRAPKNDKKSYGDRFVHWVEDKYQPILVRALRKGKWVIGIAVVLFGITVFMFSRMGGEFIPQLDEGDIAFHAILKPGSSLTETIETTTKIEQIVKAKFPEVEKIVSRIGVAEVPTDPMPMDFADIFVILKPKSEWTTVSSKDELIEEIKEAVEIIPGVNYEFTQPIEMRFNELLEGIREDIAVKLYGEDINILAQKAEEISKIIAGTEGIGDMRAEATKGLPQMTITYNRNKLAQYGLQINTLNQIVQSAFAGGVAGTIFEGEKRFDLVVRLSSHNRKDITDVQNLFINLPSGAQIPLREVADVSYKAGPMQISRDNTNRRTYVGINVRGRDVKSLVTEIKSKLDAQLELPSGYFIRYGGAFENLERASNRLQTVVPIALLLIFILIYFALKSLPQTLMIYIAIPMATIGGVVALWLRDMPFSISAGVGFIVLFGVAVLNGLVMISGLNELKEEGVTNLKDRIVEGTKRRIRPIMLTAFTDVLGFLPMAISSSAGAEVQRPLATVVIGGLLTSTLLTLFVLPILYHWVENKSFTFKPNKKLVTATAVVLLLFGFSPQSNAQELNDTIPEISLQEAVKLAKSNYPLLKQKQLEITKQEQLKATAYDFGTTQIFTGGEEVNSGNGIYTTIGIGQSNIDVFGIGSKRKLQEQRIQLAQKAFQLSELELELEVKKAWSKCYQMKRNYNLYKELDSIYSKFEQAVALNYEVEAISKLEYSAAKNQAFQIQNKKAQAYSNYLIALQQFNLWLVSEEVFTVSDEFDVVMENDMETFSIENHPLYSMSQNIVDEAEAKYKAAKADNLPKFNLQGGLQRVNGNSGFYTYQAGISIPFLSGSNKAQVRSARIDKEIAETNVAFKKQEVQSRFVQAKENYFKWKTSWEFYKDQVLPLTKEQKTGALLAYREGEIDYTAFTQLIKEAIQSELEAQTALVNYLESTFQLQYFNQ; from the coding sequence ATGATTAATAAAATCATTGATTTTTCAATCAATAACAAATTCATTATTGGTTTGCTTACGCTTACCATAATTGGAGCAGGTATTTGGAGTATGACCAAAGTGCCAATCGATGCTGTTCCAGACATTACCAATAACCAAGTACAGGTTATTACACAAGCACCTAATTTAGGTACAGAAGATATTGAACAATTTGTAACCTACCCTGTGGAAGTTGCAATGAGCAACCTGCCTGATGTAAAGGAAATTAGGTCAATCTCTCGTTTTGGCTTATCGGTTGTTACCATCGTATTCGACGATGATATGGGAACCTATCTACCTCGTCAATTAGTAGCCGAAAAACTAAACGAAGTCAAAGAACAAATTCCAGCTGGTTTTGGAGAACCTACTATGGGACCTATTTCCACAGGATTAGGGGAAATTTATCAATACACCTTAAAAGTAGCACCAGAGTATAAAGACAAATACGACATTGCAGATTTACGCTCAATGCAGGATTGGATTGTACAACGTCAAATGGCAATGGTAGAAGGTGTGGTTGAGGTTAACGCCATAGGCGGTAAAATTAAACAATACGAAGTCGCGGTTGACCCAAACGATTTAAACGCAATTGGATTGACCATTACAGATGTCTTTAATGCACTTGAAGCCAATAATCAAAATACAGGTGGTGCATATATTGAAAAGAACCATCAGGCTAATTTTATTCGTGGAGAAGGCTTGGTACGGAGTTTAGAAGACATTAAAAAAATTACGGTAAAAACCGTTAATAATATTCCTGTAACTATTAATGATATTGCAACTGTGCAATTCGGTTCTGCCATACGTTACGGTGCATTAACCCAAGATGGTGAAGGTGAAGTTGTAGGTGGATTGGTGATGATGCTAAAAGGTGCAAATTCCAATGATGTTATTGCCAATGTAAAAGAGCGAATGACTCAAATTGAAAAGTCATTACCTGAAGGTGTAATTATTGAACCCTTATTAGACCGAAGTAAATTAATTGGAGAAACAACTTCTACTGTAACCACAAATCTTATTGAAGGTGCATTGATAGTTATTTTTGTGCTTATCTTCTTATTGGGTAATTGGCGAGGTGGTTTAATCGTTGCTTCAACAATACCATTATCCTTATTATTCGCTTTTATTTTAATGAACGTGTTCGATGTTTGGGTAAACTTAATGAGTTTGGGAGCAATAGATTTCGGTATTATAGTTGATGGCGCTGTAATTATTGTAGAAAGTACAGTATTTCTCATTGCATCACAAGTACTAAAAAAGAAACAGCTTACATCCAAAGAGCGAGATAAAGTGGCGTCTAATGCTTCAAAAAAGATGATGAACGCTGCGTTTTTCGGTCAGTTGATTATCCTTATCGTTTTTCTACCCATTTTAGCCTTACAAGGTATTGAAGGAAAGATGTTTAAACCAATGGCATTGACCTTTATTTTTGCTATGATTGGTGCAATGGTACTGTGTTTAACCTATGTGCCAATGATGTCTGCTTTAGTGTTAAGAGCACCAAAAAATGATAAAAAATCTTATGGAGATAGATTTGTACATTGGGTTGAAGACAAATATCAACCTATATTGGTTAGAGCCTTGCGAAAAGGTAAATGGGTAATTGGTATTGCAGTTGTGTTGTTTGGGATAACCGTTTTTATGTTTTCAAGAATGGGTGGTGAATTTATCCCGCAACTCGATGAAGGTGATATTGCATTTCACGCTATTTTAAAACCAGGTAGTTCCCTTACTGAAACCATTGAAACTACCACTAAAATAGAGCAAATAGTAAAAGCAAAATTTCCAGAAGTAGAAAAAATTGTTAGTCGTATTGGTGTTGCCGAAGTGCCTACAGACCCAATGCCGATGGATTTTGCGGATATTTTTGTAATCCTAAAACCTAAAAGCGAATGGACAACAGTGTCTTCAAAAGATGAACTCATTGAAGAAATAAAAGAGGCAGTCGAAATTATTCCTGGCGTTAATTATGAGTTTACCCAACCTATTGAAATGCGTTTTAACGAGTTGCTTGAAGGTATTAGAGAAGATATTGCTGTTAAACTTTATGGCGAAGATATAAACATCCTCGCTCAAAAAGCAGAGGAAATATCAAAAATTATTGCAGGTACTGAAGGTATAGGTGATATGCGAGCAGAAGCTACGAAAGGATTGCCACAAATGACCATTACTTACAATAGAAATAAATTGGCACAATACGGACTTCAAATAAACACGTTAAATCAAATTGTGCAATCAGCTTTTGCAGGAGGAGTAGCAGGTACTATATTTGAAGGAGAAAAGCGATTTGATTTGGTGGTTAGGTTAAGTTCTCATAATCGTAAAGACATAACAGATGTGCAAAATTTGTTTATCAACTTACCTTCTGGTGCACAGATTCCACTTCGCGAAGTAGCTGATGTAAGTTACAAAGCAGGACCAATGCAAATAAGTAGAGACAATACCAACAGAAGAACCTATGTAGGTATCAATGTCAGAGGTCGAGATGTAAAATCGTTGGTAACTGAAATAAAATCAAAATTAGATGCACAATTGGAACTACCATCGGGTTATTTTATTCGCTATGGTGGTGCATTTGAAAATCTGGAACGTGCCAGCAACCGATTACAAACCGTTGTTCCTATCGCCTTATTACTCATATTTATACTAATATACTTTGCATTAAAATCACTACCTCAAACCTTAATGATTTATATAGCCATCCCAATGGCAACTATTGGTGGTGTAGTAGCCTTATGGTTGCGTGATATGCCATTTAGTATTTCGGCAGGTGTTGGTTTTATTGTGTTGTTTGGTGTTGCGGTATTAAATGGATTGGTAATGATAAGCGGACTCAACGAATTAAAAGAAGAAGGTGTAACCAATTTAAAGGATAGAATAGTTGAAGGTACTAAACGAAGAATCAGACCTATTATGCTAACTGCTTTTACAGATGTATTAGGCTTTCTACCAATGGCTATTTCATCATCAGCTGGTGCAGAAGTACAGCGTCCTTTGGCAACTGTAGTTATTGGTGGATTATTAACTTCAACTTTGCTTACCTTATTTGTTTTACCAATTTTATATCATTGGGTAGAAAACAAATCTTTTACGTTTAAGCCAAATAAAAAGTTAGTAACAGCAACAGCAGTTGTATTATTACTATTTGGCTTTTCACCACAAAGTAATGCACAAGAGTTGAATGATACAATTCCCGAAATTTCATTACAGGAAGCTGTTAAACTCGCAAAAAGTAATTATCCATTATTGAAGCAAAAGCAGTTGGAAATTACAAAACAAGAACAATTAAAAGCGACTGCCTATGATTTCGGAACGACTCAAATTTTTACAGGTGGAGAAGAAGTTAATAGTGGCAATGGTATTTATACAACCATAGGTATTGGTCAATCTAATATTGATGTGTTTGGTATTGGTTCAAAAAGGAAGTTACAAGAACAACGCATTCAGTTAGCACAAAAAGCCTTTCAACTTTCCGAATTGGAACTGGAATTGGAAGTAAAAAAAGCGTGGTCTAAATGCTATCAAATGAAACGGAACTATAACTTGTATAAAGAACTGGATTCCATTTATTCCAAATTTGAACAAGCAGTAGCTTTAAATTATGAAGTCGAAGCCATTTCTAAATTAGAATATTCAGCAGCAAAAAATCAAGCGTTTCAAATTCAGAATAAAAAAGCGCAAGCCTATAGTAATTATCTTATTGCCTTACAACAATTCAATTTGTGGTTGGTATCAGAAGAAGTTTTTACAGTTTCAGATGAGTTTGACGTAGTGATGGAGAATGATATGGAAACGTTCAGTATTGAAAATCATCCATTGTACAGTATGTCGCAGAACATTGTAGATGAAGCAGAAGCCAAATATAAAGCTGCAAAGGCAGATAATTTACCGAAGTTCAATCTTCAAGGTGGCTTACAGCGTGTCAATGGCAATTCAGGATTTTACACCTATCAAGCAGGAATTTCAATTCCGTTTTTATCAGGTTCTAACAAAGCACAAGTTAGAAGTGCCAGAATTGATAAAGAAATAGCAGAAACCAACGTAGCGTTCAAAAAACAGGAAGTACAATCAAGGTTTGTTCAGGCTAAAGAAAATTATTTCAAATGGAAAACGTCTTGGGAGTTTTACAAAGACCAAGTTTTACCATTAACAAAAGAGCAAAAAACAGGTGCATTACTGGCATATAGAGAAGGCGAAATTGATTATACTGCATTTACGCAGTTGATAAAAGAAGCAATTCAATCGGAACTTGAAGCACAGACTGCATTAGTAAACTATTTAGAAAGCACATTTCAATTACAATATTTTAATCAATAA
- a CDS encoding efflux RND transporter periplasmic adaptor subunit: MKNKIYKILTVMVLTIFVSACGNKENHNENDGHSHDEEEKTEVNEEHNESEEVMLSQQQFDALKMKIDTLALRNMSGYVEANGTLEVPPQNEAAITTVVGANVVSIEVIEGDKVNKGQVVAYLSHPNIIKLQTDYLNAYSNSNFLKKNYERQQKLYEAGVGSGANFQKAEAEYDASKAIVNGLQAQLRILNVNTTSVRNGTISQRIALRSPIEGFVQKVEVKTGQYVEPQTELFEVVNTHHAHADFMVFEKDVHKVQKGQRVNFTVQSIPDTELTAEIYSVSKTFEDSPKAVHVHAEIENKKGNLIPGMYIQGKIQVNNTQTKALPESAIFKEGDKHYIFSGEKENDDWSFKPVEVIVGEKDGKWVAIKFTEEIDENTKFAYNNAYYLMAEMKKGEAEDHD, from the coding sequence ATGAAAAATAAAATATATAAAATTCTTACCGTAATGGTGTTAACCATTTTTGTTTCAGCTTGCGGAAATAAAGAAAATCATAACGAGAATGATGGCCATTCCCACGATGAGGAAGAAAAAACAGAAGTTAATGAAGAACATAATGAAAGCGAAGAAGTAATGCTATCACAACAGCAATTCGATGCTTTAAAAATGAAAATAGATACGTTGGCATTACGTAATATGAGCGGCTATGTAGAAGCAAACGGAACGTTAGAAGTACCACCACAAAACGAAGCAGCTATTACTACTGTTGTTGGTGCAAATGTCGTTTCAATTGAAGTGATTGAAGGTGATAAGGTTAATAAAGGTCAAGTAGTGGCTTATCTATCGCACCCAAATATTATAAAATTACAAACGGATTATTTAAACGCTTATAGCAATAGTAATTTTCTAAAAAAGAATTATGAACGTCAACAAAAGCTGTATGAAGCAGGCGTTGGCTCTGGTGCTAATTTTCAAAAGGCAGAAGCAGAATATGATGCTTCAAAAGCAATAGTAAATGGTCTGCAAGCACAATTAAGAATATTGAACGTCAATACAACTTCTGTTCGTAATGGCACAATTTCACAGCGCATAGCATTGCGAAGTCCAATAGAGGGTTTCGTACAAAAAGTTGAAGTAAAAACAGGACAATATGTAGAGCCACAAACAGAGTTGTTTGAGGTAGTAAATACGCATCACGCTCACGCAGATTTTATGGTCTTTGAAAAAGATGTCCATAAAGTACAGAAGGGTCAAAGAGTAAACTTTACGGTACAATCTATACCAGATACAGAACTTACCGCAGAAATCTATTCCGTGAGTAAAACGTTTGAAGACAGCCCGAAAGCAGTTCACGTTCACGCAGAAATAGAAAACAAAAAAGGTAATTTAATTCCTGGGATGTATATTCAAGGTAAAATTCAAGTAAATAATACCCAAACTAAAGCATTACCGGAAAGTGCCATTTTTAAAGAAGGAGATAAACATTATATATTTTCAGGAGAAAAAGAAAATGATGATTGGAGCTTTAAACCTGTTGAAGTGATTGTTGGAGAAAAAGATGGCAAATGGGTAGCAATTAAATTTACTGAAGAAATAGATGAAAACACAAAATTCGCTTATAACAATGCTTATTATCTTATGGCAGAAATGAAAAAAGGAGAAGCGGAAGACCACGATTAA
- a CDS encoding Fur family transcriptional regulator, with protein METIEQVLESKNIRVTAMRMLIYKFLAEKEIAVTLSDIENAFEKADRTTLYRTVKTFEEKGIVHQIDDGTGITKYALCEEGCNCDIKNDLHLHFHCNNCNETTCLTDHKIPQIKVPNGFVSENVNLVVKGICDKCSG; from the coding sequence ATGGAAACAATAGAACAAGTATTAGAGTCAAAAAATATTCGTGTTACAGCAATGCGTATGTTAATTTATAAGTTTCTTGCAGAAAAAGAGATAGCGGTAACATTAAGTGATATTGAAAATGCTTTTGAAAAAGCAGACAGGACAACCTTGTACAGAACCGTAAAGACTTTTGAAGAAAAAGGCATCGTGCACCAAATAGACGATGGCACAGGGATAACAAAATATGCGTTATGCGAAGAGGGATGTAATTGTGATATTAAAAACGATTTGCATTTACATTTTCATTGTAATAATTGTAATGAAACAACTTGTTTAACTGACCATAAAATTCCACAAATAAAAGTGCCTAACGGATTTGTTTCAGAAAATGTAAACTTGGTTGTAAAAGGTATATGTGATAAGTGTAGTGGATAA
- the merTP gene encoding mercuric transport protein MerTP yields MKSKLAITSLLTAITASLCCITPVLALIAGTSGVASTFSWIEPFRPYLIGLTIVVLLFAWYQKFKPEKEIDCGECETDEKPKFMHSKTFLGVVTAFAIVMLAFPYYSSMLYPKTEKQIIIVNNSNIKTTEYKISGMTCASCEAHVNHEVNKLNGIVNSKTSYENGNSIIEFDETKTNELEIEKAINATGYKVTDKKEN; encoded by the coding sequence ATGAAAAGTAAATTAGCGATAACAAGTTTGCTTACAGCAATTACAGCTTCATTATGTTGTATAACACCTGTTTTGGCTTTAATAGCAGGAACAAGCGGTGTAGCTTCAACTTTTTCTTGGATAGAACCATTTAGACCTTACTTAATTGGGCTAACAATAGTAGTTCTTCTCTTTGCTTGGTATCAAAAATTCAAGCCAGAAAAAGAAATAGACTGCGGCGAATGTGAAACGGATGAAAAACCAAAATTTATGCATTCAAAAACCTTTTTAGGAGTGGTAACAGCATTTGCAATTGTGATGTTGGCTTTCCCATACTACTCAAGTATGTTATATCCAAAAACCGAAAAACAAATCATAATAGTTAATAACTCAAATATCAAAACAACAGAGTATAAAATAAGTGGTATGACCTGTGCCAGTTGTGAAGCTCACGTAAACCACGAAGTAAATAAACTTAACGGAATTGTAAACTCAAAAACATCATACGAAAATGGTAACTCAATCATTGAGTTTGACGAAACTAAAACCAATGAATTGGAGATTGAGAAAGCAATTAATGCTACAGGTTATAAAGTAACTGATAAAAAAGAAAATTGA
- a CDS encoding GDCCVxC domain-containing (seleno)protein, with product MQTILKSEITCPNCGHKKVEDMPTNACQFFYECEHCKTVLKPNEGDCCVYCSYGTVPCPPIQQNKSCC from the coding sequence ATGCAAACCATATTAAAATCGGAAATCACTTGCCCTAACTGCGGTCATAAAAAAGTGGAAGATATGCCAACTAACGCTTGTCAATTCTTTTACGAGTGTGAGCATTGTAAAACGGTTCTAAAACCAAACGAAGGTGATTGTTGTGTGTATTGTTCTTATGGTACAGTTCCTTGTCCACCAATTCAACAAAACAAAAGTTGTTGCTAA
- a CDS encoding heavy metal translocating P-type ATPase, with the protein MKKKKVNLRDLKPNSEVQHTHNDGHNHGNGSAFKTYVPAIISFTMLIIGIGLDYFDVSFFKDWIRIAWYGIAYLPVGFPVVKEGWISIKKGDVFTEFFLMSIATIGAFVIGEYPEGVAVMLFYAVGELFQSAAVNRAKGNIKALLDVRPKEANVFREGDYKSVSPEVVNIGEKIQIRVGEKIPLDGILLSEKASLNTAALTGESKPDSIQKEAKVYAGSINLESVIEVEVTNKFEDSSIARILDLVQNATARKSKTELFIRQFARIYTPIVVFLAIGVTFIPYFFVDDYVFRDWLYRALIFLVISCPCALVISIPLGYFGGLGAASKNGILFKGASFLDAMTKINTLVMDKTGTVTKGVFKIKEVKAIDWKETEFMQYLMAMEEQSTHPIAKAILEYKSEGEDFEAQDVSEIAGKGLKGIVNGKTVLVGNKALMTANNINVPTETESIVESIVLVAIDNQFAGYVVIADELKEDAKETITALHKVGIKNIMMLSGDKDSITQQVAKELNIENAKGGLLPEDKLNEVEILKKNPENKVAFIGDGINDAPVLAASNVGIAMGGLGSDVAIETADVIIQTDQPSKVVRAIKISRSTRKVVWQNIILAFGVKVIVLILGAGGLATMWEAVFADVGVALLAILNAVRLQKMKWD; encoded by the coding sequence ATGAAAAAAAAGAAAGTCAATTTAAGAGATTTAAAACCAAATTCAGAAGTGCAACACACGCATAATGATGGTCATAATCACGGTAATGGAAGTGCATTCAAAACCTACGTGCCTGCAATAATAAGTTTTACAATGCTTATCATTGGTATAGGTTTAGATTATTTTGATGTTTCATTCTTTAAGGATTGGATTCGTATTGCTTGGTATGGTATTGCATATCTTCCTGTAGGGTTTCCTGTTGTAAAAGAGGGTTGGATTAGTATTAAAAAAGGTGATGTTTTTACAGAGTTCTTTTTAATGTCTATAGCAACCATTGGTGCATTTGTTATTGGTGAATATCCCGAAGGTGTTGCAGTAATGCTATTTTATGCAGTAGGCGAATTATTTCAAAGTGCTGCTGTAAATCGTGCAAAAGGAAATATAAAAGCATTATTAGATGTTAGACCTAAAGAAGCCAATGTATTTCGTGAGGGAGATTATAAAAGTGTTTCGCCTGAAGTTGTCAATATTGGAGAGAAAATTCAAATTCGTGTAGGTGAAAAAATTCCATTGGATGGCATTTTATTATCCGAAAAAGCATCTTTAAATACAGCTGCGTTAACAGGAGAAAGCAAACCAGATTCCATTCAAAAAGAAGCAAAGGTTTACGCGGGTAGTATTAATTTGGAAAGCGTTATTGAAGTTGAGGTAACCAATAAGTTTGAAGACAGTTCTATTGCGAGAATATTAGACTTGGTTCAAAATGCAACAGCACGTAAATCTAAAACAGAATTATTCATCAGACAGTTTGCTCGTATCTACACACCAATTGTAGTGTTTTTAGCTATTGGTGTTACTTTTATACCTTACTTTTTTGTAGATGATTATGTGTTTAGAGATTGGTTATACAGAGCATTAATTTTCTTGGTAATATCTTGTCCTTGTGCGTTAGTGATTTCAATTCCATTAGGATATTTCGGTGGATTGGGAGCAGCTTCAAAAAATGGAATCTTATTTAAAGGTGCTTCATTTTTAGATGCAATGACCAAGATAAATACTTTGGTAATGGACAAAACAGGAACCGTAACTAAAGGTGTTTTTAAAATCAAAGAAGTAAAAGCAATTGATTGGAAAGAAACCGAATTTATGCAATATTTAATGGCGATGGAAGAACAATCCACGCATCCAATTGCTAAAGCAATTTTAGAGTATAAATCAGAAGGAGAAGATTTTGAAGCTCAAGACGTTTCTGAAATTGCAGGTAAAGGATTAAAAGGAATTGTAAATGGTAAAACAGTTTTAGTAGGAAATAAAGCCTTAATGACTGCGAATAATATAAATGTTCCAACGGAAACGGAATCTATTGTAGAATCGATAGTATTAGTTGCAATCGATAATCAATTTGCAGGTTATGTAGTCATAGCAGATGAATTAAAGGAAGATGCAAAAGAAACAATTACAGCATTACACAAAGTAGGCATTAAAAATATTATGATGCTTTCTGGTGATAAAGATTCCATTACTCAACAAGTCGCTAAAGAACTAAATATTGAAAATGCTAAAGGTGGTTTATTACCAGAAGATAAGTTAAACGAAGTTGAAATTTTAAAAAAGAATCCTGAAAATAAAGTAGCATTTATAGGGGATGGTATAAACGATGCGCCTGTTTTAGCAGCAAGTAACGTTGGAATTGCAATGGGTGGTTTGGGTAGTGATGTAGCTATTGAAACAGCAGACGTTATCATTCAAACCGACCAGCCTTCAAAAGTAGTTAGAGCCATTAAAATAAGTCGTTCTACACGCAAAGTAGTTTGGCAGAATATCATTTTAGCGTTTGGAGTTAAAGTTATTGTCTTGATATTAGGAGCAGGTGGTTTAGCCACAATGTGGGAAGCTGTTTTTGCAGATGTAGGAGTAGCATTATTAGCAATTTTAAATGCAGTTCGATTGCAGAAAATGAAATGGGATTAA